A stretch of DNA from Nitratireductor thuwali:
GTCGCCCGGCGTTGCGACAACACTTGCGTCCACCGCGGTCGGCTGTCAGTTTGCTGTCGCATCCATAGGAGCCTGGCAGGTATGAATTTCGCCTCTGACAACTGGGCCGGGGCCCATCCGGCAATCAGCGAAGCCCTTCATCGTCATGCCAGCGGCTTTGCGCCCGCATATGGAACGAGCGAGCTCGACCGCAAGGTGGAGAAGCGGTTCTGCGAAATTTTCGAACGCGAGGTCGCGGTCTTTTTCGTCGCCACCGGCACCGCCGCAAATGCGCTTTCGCTTGCCGCCCTTAACCGGCCGGGCGGCGTAGCCTTCTGCCATAGTCAGGCGCACGCCCGCGAGGACGAGGGCGGCGCGCCCGAATACCTGACCGGCGGCGCTCGCCTTTGCGGCGTTTCCGGCGCCAGCGGCCGGATGGATCATCAAGCCCTTGAAGAAGCGATCGGTCGCTTCCCTCCCGAGTTCGTCCATGCCGGCCAGCCCATGGCGGTTTCCCTGACGCAGGCGACGGAAGTCGGCACCGTCTACGGCCTGTCCGATCTCGAGGCCATCAGCGGCATCTGCCGCCGCCATGGCCTTCCCTTGCATATGGACGGAGCCCGCTTTGCAAATGCGCTCGTGACGCTGGATACCACGCCTGCGGAGATGACCTGGAAGCGCGGCATCGACATTCTTTCCTTCGGCGGCACGAAGAATGGCTGCTGGTGTGCGGAGGCCATTGTCGTGATGGACCCGGAGAAGGCACGGGATCTTCCCTTCATTCGCAAGCGGGCGGCGCATCTCTTCTCCAAGAGCCGGTTTGTTGCCGCCCAGTTCGATGCCTATTTCGAGGACGATCTGTGGCTTCGCAATGCGTCACATGCCAACGCGATGGCACAGCGCCTCGCCGGCATCCTGGAGACGTCGCCCGCTGCGCGCCTTGCCTGGCGCCCGGCCGCAAACGAGGTCTTTGCCATTCTTTCTTCGAAGGCGGCAGCGCATCTTGAGGAAAATGGCGCCCGGTTCCATTCCTGGTCCGCTCCCGACGACGCTGCCGACAAGCCAAGCCCTGGGGAGGTGCTCTGCCGGTTCGTCGCATCCTATGCCACCACGGTTGAGGAAATCCGGCAATTCGAAACGCTCATCGGATCCATTCGCACCCCGTCCGGAAGAGTTCACGCATGAGTGAACAAATATTCGCATTCGATTGATTTCCAAGTGAACAGCGCCTCTGGAAAGATTATCGAGCCGGTCAACCTCCGGCTTCGATTTAACCTCGAGAGGAGAAATGCATGTCCACAAAGAACATAGTAGGCGCGGCCTATCTGGCCAGCGTCGTTACCGCCGCTCTTGCTTCAGGTGCCGCCGCGGCCCCGCTGAGCGAGGCGGAAGTCAAGGCCGCGATGGATGCAGGCAAGGAGAAATGCTACGGCGTCGCCCTGGCCGGTCAGAATGACTGCGCCGCCGGTCCCGGCACCACCTGCGCCGGCACATCCAAGGTCGACTACCAGGGCAACGCCTGGAAGTTCGTCGACGGCGGCACCTGCACCACCGTGGAGTTGCCCGGCGACCGTATGGGCTCGCCCGATCCGCTCGACCGGGACATCCCGTCGTAAGGCGACCTGCCTGAAATGTGCCGGGAATGGCGGGAGCTGCCGTAGAACGTCACGGCAAAAAATCGAGCGTTGCCATTCCCGGTGTACATCTCGGCGCGATGAAATGAGCTTGGCCCGCCTCGGCTCCCGCGTCCGAATGTCAGGAGAGGAAAATGGTACGCGAGCTTTCGGAACCTTCCGCATCCTACGACCGCTTTTCGGCTTTCAACCCTGCCGGACGCGCCGGCGCCAGCTTTAAGCCGCAGCATTTCGAAGCCATCGCCGCCGAGCCGGCCTCCATCGGCTTTCTTGAAGTGCATGCGGAAAATTACATGGGCGCGGGCGGTCCGCCGCACGCCGCGCTCACGAAAATCCGCCAGATGCTGCCCGTGTCGCTGCACGGCGTATGCATGTCCATCGGCGGCTTGAACCCGCTGGACAGGGAGCATCTGGCGCGGTTCGCCGGCCTCGTTGAACGCTACGAGCCTTGCCTTGTATCGGAACACCTGGCCTGGTCGAGCCATGACGACGTCTTTTATAACGATCTCCTTCCCCTGCCCTATACCGATGAGACGCTGGCGCGCGTTTGCGCTCATATCGACCAGTTGCAGGAGGCAATCGGCCGGCCGATCCTTCTGGAAAACCCGTCCACTTACGTGCTTTTCAAGGAATCCACCTGGGGCGAGACCGGTTTCCTGCGCGAAATCGTCCGCCGCACGGGCTGCGGCCTGCTGCTCGATGTCAACAATGTCTTTGTCTCCGCCACCAATCACGGCTACAGCGCCACCGAATATCTGGCCGACTTCCCGCTCGAGCATGTCGGCGAGATCCATCTTGCCGGCCATGACCAGCAGGAAGACGACGAAGGCGCGACGCTGCTCATCGACAGCCACGACCGGCCGGTGGCCGATCCGGTGTGGACCCTCTTTGAAACGGTGATCGCCGCCC
This window harbors:
- a CDS encoding DUF2282 domain-containing protein, producing the protein MSTKNIVGAAYLASVVTAALASGAAAAPLSEAEVKAAMDAGKEKCYGVALAGQNDCAAGPGTTCAGTSKVDYQGNAWKFVDGGTCTTVELPGDRMGSPDPLDRDIPS
- a CDS encoding DUF692 domain-containing protein, producing the protein MVRELSEPSASYDRFSAFNPAGRAGASFKPQHFEAIAAEPASIGFLEVHAENYMGAGGPPHAALTKIRQMLPVSLHGVCMSIGGLNPLDREHLARFAGLVERYEPCLVSEHLAWSSHDDVFYNDLLPLPYTDETLARVCAHIDQLQEAIGRPILLENPSTYVLFKESTWGETGFLREIVRRTGCGLLLDVNNVFVSATNHGYSATEYLADFPLEHVGEIHLAGHDQQEDDEGATLLIDSHDRPVADPVWTLFETVIAAQGPITTLVEWDADVPDWPVLRSEAAAAEAILRRHGHARTTGKRHAAQLS
- a CDS encoding threonine aldolase family protein: MNFASDNWAGAHPAISEALHRHASGFAPAYGTSELDRKVEKRFCEIFEREVAVFFVATGTAANALSLAALNRPGGVAFCHSQAHAREDEGGAPEYLTGGARLCGVSGASGRMDHQALEEAIGRFPPEFVHAGQPMAVSLTQATEVGTVYGLSDLEAISGICRRHGLPLHMDGARFANALVTLDTTPAEMTWKRGIDILSFGGTKNGCWCAEAIVVMDPEKARDLPFIRKRAAHLFSKSRFVAAQFDAYFEDDLWLRNASHANAMAQRLAGILETSPAARLAWRPAANEVFAILSSKAAAHLEENGARFHSWSAPDDAADKPSPGEVLCRFVASYATTVEEIRQFETLIGSIRTPSGRVHA